The following is a genomic window from Crossiella equi.
GGGCCTGCTTTCTCGGGGTGCGGGTTGTGGACTGCTGTCACCCCAGATGCTAACGCCAGGCCCAGACGGTCCCCACCGCAATAGCGGGTCAGGTTGTCCCGGTCTGGATCGGGACCGCTGGCGAGCGGTACCGCCGGGCAGGTGCGGTGGGCGGGGCACCCGGTCCCGGCTGGGCTCACGGCCAGCGCAGCCGGGTACCTCCCAGCAGGTGCAGGTGCGCGTGGAACTCGGTCTGGCCGCCGCCGCGCCCGGTGTTGGCGATCATCCGGTACCCGGGCCCGGCGATGCCGGTCTCGGCCGCGACCTTGGCCGCCATGGCGACCAGCTCACCCGCCAGCGCGGGGTCGGCGGCGGTCATCGCGGGCACGTCCCGGTGGTGGGCCCTGGGCACGACGAGCACGTGCACCGGGGCCTGTGGGCTGATGTCGTCGAAGGCCAGGACGTGCTCGTTCTCGCCGCGCACCCGGGCGGGCAGCTCGCCCGCGACGATCCGGCAGAAGACGCAGTCGGTCATTCGGAGAGGTCCTGTCCGGGGAAGAGCTGTTCGAGGTGGTCGTCCAGCAGTCTGGTCATCAGGGCCGGGGACATCGTCTCCGGGTTGGTCAGGCCGTGCAGGGCCAGGCCGTCGGTGAGGGCCAGCAGGCGGATGGCCTCGCGTTCGGGGTCGGCGTCCGGGCGGAGGATGCCCTGGTCCCGGGCCTGGTTGAGGCGTTCCAGGAGCCAGTCGGCGATCCGCGCGTCGCCCTTGCGGCCCGCCGCGCGCAGCACCGGGTCGACCCGGGCCCGGCCGATGAAGGCCATCCAGACCTCGGCGGTGACCCGGCTGTCGTCGTCCAGGGGCAGCATCACGCTGAGCAGGCGGCGCACCCGCCAGGGCACGGTGTGGCTCTCCGGGGGGCGGCCGTGCTCGTCCGGGGTGCGGTTGCGGGCGGTGAACTGCTCAGCCGCCAGGTCCATGGCGAAGTGCAGGAGGGCGTCCTGGGTGGGGAAGTAGTGCCGCAGCGAGCCGGCCGACCAGCCGGACTCGGCGGCCACCGCGCGCACCGAGGCGCGTTCGACGCCGTCGCGGCGCACCACGCGCCACACGGCCTGTGCCAGCTCCTGGCGGCGGGCCTCGTGGTCGACGAGTTTGGGCACTGTACTTTTCTAACACAAGCGTGTTATAAAACTGACGTCAAAATCCACTGATAAGTGGTCTTGGACTGGAGAAAAAGAAACCCCGGCTTGCCACAGGGTGGGTGATGGGGGTGGTTGCGTTGCGACGGAGCCTGGGGGTCACTCCGTCGCAACGCAACCGCGCCGGACCGAGGGGGGAGGTGTCCGGCGATCCTTCGGGTGCCCGTCACCCGAGGTCTTGGTGCGGGTGAGGAAAATCCGGGTGTGCCGATGAGGGCGGCCCCAGACCTTCTTTGCCCGTCGGCGACAGAGCGTAGCTCCTCTTCGGGCCCTCGCGCTACACCTGGACCGAATGGATCACGCCACTCGGCGCGCCAGAACAGCCGTTTGGCGATCGATCACTGGGCCGAGTGTCCATTACCGCGTCCGAGGTAGCGGAACTGCGCGAACCCGGGCGCTAACGAGCAGATTCGCCACTCGTTCCGGTGGTCTTCCATCGCCCGGTCAGGACCCCCAGTGCGCCCAGAGCGACGGCTCCGGCGGTCGAGGCGCGCAGCACGGTGGGCCCGAGCCGGACCGGCACCGCCCCGGCCTCGGTGAGCTTGTCGACCTCGCTCTGCGTGATCCCGCCCTCCGGGCCCACCACGATCAGGAGATCCCCGTCCGGGGGCAGCTCGACCTCGCCGATGCCCGCCGTGGCCGCCTCGTGCAGCACCAGGGTGGCCGCGGCCGCGCGCACCAGCTGGGCGACCTGGCCGGTGCCCAGCGGCTCACCCACCTCCGGAACCCACGCGCGCCGGGCCTGTTTGGCCGCCTGGAGCGCGGTGGCACGCCACCTGGCCAACGCCTTGGCCCCGCGCGGTCCGTCCTCCCAGCGGGCCACACAGCGGCTGGCCTGCCACGGGTGCACGGCGTCCACCCCGGCCTCGGTGGCCAGCTCGACCGCGAGCTCGCCCCGGTCGCCCTTGACCAGGGCCTGAACCAGCACCACGCGCGGGCTGGGCGCGGGCTCGTGCCAGACCTGCTCGACCGCGAGGTCGACCACGTCCTTGCCGACGGCGGTCACCGCGCACCGGGCCAGGCCGC
Proteins encoded in this region:
- a CDS encoding histidine triad nucleotide-binding protein produces the protein MTDCVFCRIVAGELPARVRGENEHVLAFDDISPQAPVHVLVVPRAHHRDVPAMTAADPALAGELVAMAAKVAAETGIAGPGYRMIANTGRGGGQTEFHAHLHLLGGTRLRWP
- a CDS encoding TetR/AcrR family transcriptional regulator gives rise to the protein MPKLVDHEARRQELAQAVWRVVRRDGVERASVRAVAAESGWSAGSLRHYFPTQDALLHFAMDLAAEQFTARNRTPDEHGRPPESHTVPWRVRRLLSVMLPLDDDSRVTAEVWMAFIGRARVDPVLRAAGRKGDARIADWLLERLNQARDQGILRPDADPEREAIRLLALTDGLALHGLTNPETMSPALMTRLLDDHLEQLFPGQDLSE
- a CDS encoding 16S rRNA (uracil(1498)-N(3))-methyltransferase is translated as MIHGDAVFHVDALPPGAAGRLDGPEGRHAATVKRMRVGEHLVLSDGAGGLARCAVTAVGKDVVDLAVEQVWHEPAPSPRVVLVQALVKGDRGELAVELATEAGVDAVHPWQASRCVARWEDGPRGAKALARWRATALQAAKQARRAWVPEVGEPLGTGQVAQLVRAAAATLVLHEAATAGIGEVELPPDGDLLIVVGPEGGITQSEVDKLTEAGAVPVRLGPTVLRASTAGAVALGALGVLTGRWKTTGTSGESAR